The following are encoded together in the Brassica napus cultivar Da-Ae chromosome A9, Da-Ae, whole genome shotgun sequence genome:
- the LOC106421085 gene encoding uncharacterized protein LOC106421085, whose translation MVDIPEIENDDLIEENSLSVVVRCLNPAAHKIGGLVKALPPIWGLEDRVHGRGVGENRVQFIFQSYRDLHHVLTRGPWFVNGWIVSLDQWTPRPGPDFLKKIPFLIRVRGIPIHLLKKQAIESLLGPLGTVEKVELHAKNSTSVDYVRALVWINADEPLQFRRTARFRSGEVVPTELEYEKLLKICFTCKRLTHDQTRCPEVAPAQSLPASRGQRGKNALMAASESRKEAPPGSSSGHRLPTTKGSLSQITPARQTKSTEYRKRDDKKGKRSEAAPSQVWKKKSIVIGGNSKSTEESPQNSSQRVCLSGEGRNSEKKGSANSSGASKETASVFERLSSKFDTPSNDTESSDKNQDGRSSKGSRSPPSVFERLGTPPVSSSGKKNKDVELSTAKRRRSGSNSGGRESKKARVSGRESNISPSSVFHRLGSQVVVPEGNHSGDKKHSAHVAANTQSLSVQRIVLASGKIVEEGLMVNTNPSSPI comes from the coding sequence ATGGTCGACATCCCAGAGATAGAAAATGACGACCTTATTGAAGAAAACTCGCTGAGCGTGGTAGTCAGATGTCTCAACCCAGCGGCCCACAAGATTGGGGGACTTGTCAAAGCACTACCACCCATATGGGGACTAGAAGATAGAGTCCATGGGCGAGGAGTGGGCGAAAACAGAGTTCAGTTCATCTTCCAATCATACAGAGATCTCCATCACGTCTTAACCAGAGGGCCTTGGTTCGTTAACGGATGGATTGTCTCCCTTGACCAGTGGACTCCGCGCCCTGGACCTGATTTCCTCAAAAAAATCCCCTTCTTGATAAGAGTCAGAGGTATCCCCATACACCTCTTAAAGAAACAAGCTATCGAAAGCCTGTTGGGACCTCTGGGCACCGTGGAGAAAGTCGAGCTACACGCAAAGAACTCAACTTCAGTAGACTATGTCAGAGCACTAGTCTGGATCAATGCAGATGAACCTCTGCAGTTTAGGAGAACTGCCCGCTTCAGATCAGGAGAAGTTGTGCCCACGGAGCTCGAATACGAAAAGCTTCTCAAAATCTGTTTCACCTGCAAACGTCTCACTCATGACCAAACTCGATGTCCCGAGGTAGCACCAGCACAATCTCTCCCTGCTAGTAGAGGTCAAAGAGGCAAAAATGCGCTGATGGCAGCGAGCGAAAGCCGCAAAGAAGCTCCACCAGGATCTAGCTCTGGACACAGACTGCCAACAACAAAAGGCTCCCTCTCTCAGATAACTCCAGCAAGACAGACGAAAAGTACAGAATATCGCAAGCGTGACGATAAAAAAGGAAAACGATCAGAGGCTGCACCTTCTCAAGTCTGGAAGAAAAAGTCAATTGTTATTGGAGGGAACTCAAAAAGCACAGAAGAATCCCCTCAAAACTCGAGTCAGAGGGTATGTCTCAGCGGAGAAGGGCGAAACTCAGAAAAGAAAGGAAGTGCAAACTCATCGGGAGCTAGTAAAGAGACGGCATCAGTGTTTGAAAGACTTAGCAGCAAGTTTGACACTCCATCAAACGACACCGAAAGTTCAGACAAGAACCAAGATGGCAGATCAAGCAAGGGAAGCCGTAGCCCTCCTTCAGTCTTTGAAAGACTTGGCACTCCTCCTGTCAGCTCCTCTGGCAAAAAGAATAAAGACGTGGAACTGTCCACTGCTAAAAGAAGAAGATCAGGCAGCAACAGCGGTGGTAGAGAGAGTAAGAAGGCGAGGGTGAGTGGTAGGGAGAGCAACATCTCCCCATCATCGGTCTTCCATAGACTGGGATCTCAAGTAGTAGTGCCTGAAGGAAATCATTCAGGAGACAAGAAGCATTCTGCACACGTTGCAGCAAATACTCAGAGCCTTTCTGTTCAGCGAATAGTATTGGCCAGTGGTAAAATTGTTGAAGAAGGGTTGATGGTTAATACCAACCCTTCATCTCCAATATGA
- the LOC106421188 gene encoding 60S ribosomal protein L9-1, whose protein sequence is MKTILSSETMDIPESVSIKVHAKVIEVEGPRGKLVRDFKHLNLDFQLIKDAETGKRKLKIDSWFGSRKSSASIRTALSHVDNLITGVTRGFRYKMRFVYAHFPINASIGGDSKSIEIRNFLGEKKVRKVEMLDGVTIVRSEKVKDEIVLDGNDIELVSRSCALINQKCHVKKKDIRKFLDGIYVSEKSKIVEEE, encoded by the exons ATGAAGACGATCCTTTCTTCCGAGACGATGGACATCCCCGAGAGCGTCAGCATCAAGGTTCACGCCAAGGTGATCGAAGTCGAAGGACCCCGCGGCAAGCTCGTTCGCGACTTCAAGCATCTCAACCTCGATTTCCAGCTCATCAAGGACGCCGAGACTGGGAAGAGGAAGCTCAAGATCGACTCGTGGTTCGGATCTCGCAAATCAAGTGCATCCATCAGAACCGCTCTTAGCCACGTCGATAACCTCATCACCGGTGTCACCAGAGGTTTCAGGTACAAGATGAGGTTTGTCTATGCTCATTTTCCCATCAACGCTTCCATCGGCGGTGACAGCAAGTCCATTGAGATCCGTAACTTCCTTGGCGAGAAGAAG GTTCGGAAGGTAGAGATGTTGGATGGTGTAACCATTGTTCGGTCTGAAAAAGTTAAGGATGAGATTGTTCTTGACGGAAATGACATCGAGCTTGTCTCAAGGTCATGCGCCCTTATCAACCAG AAATGTCACGTGAAGAAGAAGGATATCAGGAAGTTCCTCGACGGTATCTATGTTAGCGAGAAGAGCAAGATTGTTGAAGAGGAATAG